A portion of the Phycodurus eques isolate BA_2022a chromosome 3, UOR_Pequ_1.1, whole genome shotgun sequence genome contains these proteins:
- the sdhaf1 gene encoding succinate dehydrogenase assembly factor 1, mitochondrial codes for MARHSKLQKQVLALYREFLLAGRDKPGFLPRIRDEFRENAGGIKKTDVMHIEYLYRRAQRQLEQLKDVNTKQLGTFAKNRERS; via the coding sequence ATGGCGCGGCACAGCAAGCTGCAGAAGCAGGTCTTGGCTCTCTACCGAGAGTTCCTGCTGGCCGGACGGGACAAGCCTGGCTTCCTGCCCCGCATCCGAGACGAGTTCCGCGAGAACGCCGGCGGCATCAAGAAGACTGACGTGATGCACATCGAGTATTTGTACCGGCGAGCTCAGCGGCAGCTCGAGCAGCTCAAGGACGTCAACACCAAACAGCTGGGAACCTTCGCCAAAAACCGAGAGCGCAGCTGA